In uncultured Cohaesibacter sp., a genomic segment contains:
- a CDS encoding ABC transporter permease: MTDLTTEMSKGTIPPELAAEIAAANSFPPEPPARPVRRAIKRVLTDPLGLVGTLIVVLLLLAALFAHWIAPQNPYDLAVLDIMDNRLPPGSESFSGMTYLLGTDDQGRDLFSAILYGLRTSIFVGIASAGIALVIGSVMGLVSAYFGGRIDTLVMRLVDIQLSFPPILVALILLAILGQGVDKIIVALVVTQWAYYARTVRGAALVERGRTYVDAARCLALPSRMVTLNHILPNCLPPLIVVATMRVAYAVSLEATLSFLGIGLPVTEPSLGLLISNGNKYMLSGDWWISVFPGVALLLLIVGINLVGDRLRDVLNPKFKD; encoded by the coding sequence ATGACCGATCTGACCACCGAAATGAGCAAAGGCACCATTCCGCCCGAACTCGCCGCCGAGATCGCGGCTGCCAACAGCTTTCCACCCGAGCCGCCAGCGCGTCCTGTCCGTCGCGCCATCAAGCGCGTGCTGACCGATCCGCTGGGCCTTGTCGGCACACTGATTGTCGTGCTGTTGCTGCTCGCAGCCCTGTTCGCTCACTGGATCGCGCCGCAAAACCCCTATGACCTTGCGGTGCTCGACATCATGGACAACCGTCTGCCGCCGGGGTCGGAGAGCTTTTCCGGCATGACCTACCTGTTGGGTACGGACGATCAGGGGCGCGACCTCTTCAGCGCCATCCTCTATGGCCTCAGAACCAGTATCTTCGTCGGCATCGCCTCGGCGGGCATCGCGCTGGTCATCGGCTCTGTCATGGGCCTTGTCAGCGCCTATTTCGGCGGCCGCATCGACACGCTGGTCATGCGTCTGGTTGACATCCAGCTGAGCTTCCCGCCCATTCTGGTTGCCCTCATCCTGCTGGCCATTCTGGGGCAGGGCGTTGACAAGATCATCGTGGCGCTGGTTGTCACCCAATGGGCCTATTACGCCCGGACCGTGCGAGGGGCTGCTCTGGTGGAACGCGGACGAACCTATGTGGATGCGGCTCGCTGTCTGGCACTGCCCTCCCGCATGGTGACCCTCAACCACATCCTGCCCAACTGCCTGCCGCCGTTGATCGTTGTGGCAACCATGCGCGTCGCCTATGCCGTCAGTCTGGAAGCGACACTGTCCTTTCTTGGCATCGGCCTGCCGGTGACCGAGCCGTCCCTTGGGCTGCTGATCTCGAACGGCAACAAATACATGCTGTCCGGCGACTGGTGGATCTCGGTATTCCCCGGCGTTGCCCTGCTCTTGCTGATCGTTGGCATCAATCTCGTCGGCGACCGTCTGCGCGATGTGCTCAATCCGAAGTTCAAGGACTAG
- a CDS encoding ABC transporter permease — MTAYLLRRGGQTILTLLVMSILVFVGVYLVGNPVDVMISATATPQERADLIMRMGLDQPVWVQYWHFLKGALSGDLGNSFLYNRPALGLIFERMPATLELAFSALFMGLVVGIPLGVVAGLRPSRPESRGIMAFSILGFSLPTFWVGLMMILLFAVKLDILPASGRGETVDVLGVPVSFLTLDGLSHIFLPALNLALFKISLVIRLTRAGVSEALQSEYVRFARAKGISEWRVVFLHVLKNTLIPLITVVGLELGALIAFAVVTETIFSWPGMGKLIIDAITTLDRPVILAYLMVTVLMFTVINLIVDLAYTLVDPRVKIDGGSE, encoded by the coding sequence ATGACTGCCTATCTTCTTCGCCGTGGAGGACAGACCATTCTCACCTTGCTGGTGATGTCAATTCTGGTCTTCGTTGGCGTCTATCTGGTTGGCAACCCGGTCGATGTCATGATCTCTGCCACCGCAACGCCGCAGGAGCGCGCCGATCTGATCATGCGCATGGGGCTCGATCAGCCGGTCTGGGTTCAATATTGGCACTTCCTCAAGGGAGCTTTGTCCGGCGATCTGGGGAACTCCTTTCTTTATAACCGCCCGGCGCTGGGGTTGATTTTCGAACGCATGCCCGCAACGCTGGAACTGGCCTTCAGCGCCTTGTTCATGGGGCTGGTCGTCGGCATTCCCCTTGGCGTCGTTGCCGGTCTCAGACCATCCCGGCCGGAATCGCGCGGCATCATGGCCTTCTCGATTCTCGGTTTCTCGCTGCCCACCTTCTGGGTCGGCCTGATGATGATCCTGCTGTTCGCCGTCAAGCTCGACATCCTGCCTGCCTCGGGCCGGGGGGAAACCGTTGATGTGCTGGGCGTGCCGGTGAGCTTCCTCACCCTTGACGGCCTGTCCCACATCTTCCTGCCGGCGCTCAATCTGGCGCTGTTCAAGATTTCGCTGGTTATCCGTCTGACCCGCGCTGGCGTCTCCGAAGCGCTGCAGTCCGAATATGTACGCTTTGCCCGCGCCAAGGGCATCAGCGAATGGCGCGTCGTCTTCCTGCATGTGCTGAAAAACACCCTGATCCCGCTGATTACCGTGGTCGGACTGGAACTGGGGGCGCTGATCGCCTTTGCCGTTGTCACCGAAACCATCTTCTCCTGGCCGGGCATGGGCAAGCTGATCATCGATGCCATCACGACGCTCGACCGTCCAGTCATCCTTGCCTATCTGATGGTCACGGTGCTGATGTTCACAGTGATCAACCTGATTGTGGATCTGGCTTACACGCTTGTTGACCCACGCGTTAAAATCGACGGGGGATCCGAATGA
- a CDS encoding nucleoside hydrolase, with amino-acid sequence MSKRIFLSCDPGIDDMAAILFALADRDIELLGVGAVAGNVSVETAWANARFTCDLAGAAATPCHAGSNGPLLRDQIFGAHKALGAFRDHLADLEDSLPKARSIAVAPAQTAAVAMAHAITEAAATKRRLTLVATGPMTDVALAIRLAGTKAAADGIATTVAMGGAFKALGNRAPYAEMNMLSDPHAARMVAESGLPLVLFPLDVTWQCRLTEQDLDCIEREAGLIGQIFVRLFRASDRENPALYGGPGGPVHDLLTVIWLVAPELFILRRARVSVATGHELAGHTSRQLPKVKQGDKAGGKLPHCIADAVESDAVRALFLERLKTLSRAVDGNNSDQIQTTTNREEDLQ; translated from the coding sequence ATGAGCAAACGGATATTCCTCTCTTGCGACCCCGGCATCGATGACATGGCCGCCATTCTTTTTGCATTGGCAGACCGGGATATCGAATTGCTGGGCGTTGGTGCCGTTGCAGGCAACGTATCCGTCGAAACAGCCTGGGCAAATGCCCGCTTTACCTGCGATCTGGCAGGCGCTGCGGCAACGCCTTGTCATGCCGGTTCAAACGGGCCTTTGTTGCGCGACCAGATCTTTGGTGCACACAAGGCGCTGGGGGCCTTCCGGGATCATCTGGCGGATCTGGAAGACAGCTTGCCCAAGGCCCGCTCCATCGCCGTTGCTCCGGCGCAGACGGCGGCCGTCGCCATGGCCCATGCCATCACCGAGGCTGCTGCAACCAAGCGACGGCTGACCCTTGTCGCTACCGGTCCGATGACCGACGTGGCACTGGCCATCCGGCTTGCCGGGACGAAAGCCGCAGCGGACGGGATCGCCACCACCGTTGCCATGGGTGGGGCCTTCAAGGCACTCGGCAATCGGGCACCCTATGCCGAAATGAATATGTTGAGCGATCCGCACGCGGCCCGCATGGTGGCCGAAAGCGGCCTGCCGCTGGTGCTGTTCCCGCTGGATGTGACATGGCAATGCCGCCTCACTGAGCAGGATCTGGACTGCATCGAGCGCGAAGCGGGCCTCATCGGTCAGATCTTTGTGCGGCTGTTCCGTGCCAGTGACCGGGAGAACCCGGCGCTTTACGGTGGCCCCGGCGGCCCGGTGCATGACCTGTTGACCGTCATCTGGCTGGTTGCTCCGGAGCTGTTCATCCTGCGCCGGGCGCGGGTATCCGTCGCCACCGGTCATGAGCTTGCCGGTCACACCAGCCGCCAGTTGCCCAAGGTGAAGCAAGGCGACAAGGCGGGGGGCAAACTACCCCATTGCATCGCCGATGCCGTGGAAAGCGATGCCGTCCGCGCGCTATTCCTTGAACGTCTTAAAACGCTCTCCCGAGCGGTCGACGGCAACAATTCCGACCAAATTCAAACAACAACAAACAGGGAGGAAGACCTGCAATGA
- a CDS encoding nucleoside hydrolase, with protein sequence MTAAASPTNPKPVIIDCDPGVDDTLAILFALGSPELDVKAITTVCGNVPLEVCTKNALKVLELAGRTDIPVHPGCDRPMIGEPIFGKFHGAGGLGRLVLPAPVTKPQTLHAVEKMAELLRAAKADQTTLTICTLGPMTNLAVLIKLYPDLLSAIDRVVSMGGAYRIAGNRTLTSEFNMLADPHAASIVYSAGLNYVALPLDATHQAMTSPERVAWFKGGEPGSPLAATHELLSGWARNDPKRYGSDGGPMHDPLVTIYLVAPQLFQSELARVFVECDSKLCYGQTVADWYEQSGEVPNAQIVQKVDADGVFSILSERIRSLSQSG encoded by the coding sequence ATGACCGCAGCGGCATCTCCGACCAATCCCAAACCAGTTATCATCGATTGCGACCCCGGCGTGGACGACACTCTGGCCATCCTCTTTGCGCTTGGTTCTCCTGAACTGGACGTCAAGGCGATCACCACTGTTTGTGGCAATGTGCCGCTCGAAGTGTGCACGAAGAATGCACTCAAGGTGTTGGAACTGGCTGGCCGCACCGATATACCGGTTCATCCCGGCTGTGATCGCCCGATGATCGGCGAACCGATCTTTGGCAAGTTTCACGGTGCCGGAGGACTGGGAAGGCTCGTCCTGCCCGCCCCTGTCACCAAACCGCAGACGCTGCATGCCGTCGAGAAAATGGCAGAGCTGCTCAGGGCAGCAAAAGCCGACCAGACGACGCTGACCATCTGCACCCTTGGGCCGATGACCAATCTGGCCGTGCTGATCAAGCTCTATCCGGATCTGTTGTCAGCCATTGACAGGGTCGTCTCTATGGGCGGTGCCTACCGGATTGCTGGCAACCGCACCCTGACATCCGAATTCAACATGCTGGCGGACCCGCACGCGGCCAGTATCGTCTACTCCGCCGGTCTCAACTATGTGGCCCTGCCACTGGATGCGACCCATCAGGCGATGACATCCCCTGAACGCGTAGCGTGGTTCAAGGGGGGCGAGCCCGGCTCTCCACTGGCCGCGACCCATGAACTGTTGAGCGGCTGGGCGCGCAACGATCCCAAGCGCTACGGCTCGGACGGTGGCCCCATGCACGATCCGCTGGTGACCATCTACCTGGTTGCACCGCAGCTGTTCCAGAGCGAGCTGGCCCGCGTGTTTGTCGAATGCGACAGCAAACTGTGCTATGGCCAGACTGTGGCTGACTGGTACGAACAGTCCGGTGAAGTGCCCAATGCACAGATCGTGCAGAAGGTTGACGCAGACGGCGTCTTTTCGATTTTGAGTGAGCGGATTCGCTCGCTGTCCCAATCAGGGTGA
- a CDS encoding ABC transporter substrate-binding protein — MISKSSVAMTLAAGLLSTCLAAPAAFAADLKIGIAGSPTSMDPQFYVIGPNSAMARNIFDGLVNQDDRQQLQPALAIEWKAVDDTTWQFKLREGVKFHDGSDLDAADVVASIERVKLASENSPSSFMPYVKGITSVTAIDPMTVEFKTETAMPLLPNNLSRIAILPSEEGKTPSTELNAGKGVVGTGPYKFVSWIPDSTIELSRNDSYWGKAPEWDNVTFKVFADSSARVASLLSGDVDMIEQVPPANIGTLETNKGTTIVTNSSNRVMYLHMDQDRDVSPFAKGPNGENPLKDVRVRHGLSLAINRQAIIDRIMDKQGVPAGQLVPDGYAGYVESLKPDPYDPKKAKELFAEAGYPNGFDLTFHASNDRYPNDSLVAQAIGQMFTRAGINTKIVTLPKSVYFSRASKLEFSFIMGGAAVETGEASGVLGPLLETYSANSGAGNRGRYSSAAFDEALQRGRTLLDVNARNKALQEAMTIAMKDEGVIPVFFLAHTWGLKDGLTYNGRTDGYTLAENVHAAN, encoded by the coding sequence ATGATATCGAAATCATCCGTCGCGATGACGCTTGCCGCAGGCCTGCTGTCAACCTGTCTTGCGGCCCCTGCAGCCTTTGCTGCCGATCTGAAAATCGGTATTGCAGGCTCTCCGACGTCAATGGACCCGCAATTCTATGTGATTGGCCCCAACAGTGCCATGGCCCGCAATATCTTTGACGGGTTGGTCAATCAGGACGACCGTCAGCAGTTGCAGCCTGCGCTGGCAATCGAATGGAAGGCCGTTGACGACACCACCTGGCAGTTCAAACTGCGCGAGGGTGTGAAGTTCCACGATGGTTCCGACTTGGATGCGGCAGATGTCGTTGCCTCCATCGAACGCGTCAAGCTTGCGTCTGAAAACAGCCCCAGCTCTTTCATGCCTTATGTCAAGGGCATCACCTCGGTTACGGCAATCGACCCGATGACGGTCGAGTTCAAGACCGAAACCGCCATGCCGCTGCTACCCAACAACCTTTCCCGCATCGCCATCCTGCCATCGGAAGAGGGCAAGACCCCCAGCACTGAACTCAATGCCGGCAAAGGCGTTGTCGGTACCGGTCCATACAAGTTCGTCAGCTGGATTCCCGACAGCACCATCGAGCTGAGCCGCAATGACAGCTACTGGGGCAAGGCCCCCGAGTGGGACAATGTCACCTTCAAGGTCTTTGCCGACAGCTCTGCCCGTGTTGCATCCCTGCTTTCCGGCGATGTCGACATGATCGAGCAGGTTCCACCAGCAAACATCGGTACGCTGGAAACCAACAAGGGTACAACCATTGTCACCAACAGCTCGAACCGCGTCATGTATCTGCACATGGACCAGGATCGGGATGTGTCGCCCTTTGCCAAGGGCCCGAACGGCGAGAACCCGCTCAAGGACGTGCGCGTCCGCCATGGTCTTTCCCTCGCCATCAACCGTCAGGCGATCATCGATCGCATCATGGACAAGCAGGGCGTTCCGGCCGGTCAGCTGGTGCCGGATGGCTATGCCGGTTATGTCGAAAGCCTGAAACCGGATCCCTATGATCCCAAGAAGGCCAAGGAACTGTTTGCCGAAGCTGGCTATCCGAACGGCTTCGACCTGACGTTCCATGCTTCCAACGATCGCTACCCGAACGACAGCCTCGTGGCTCAGGCCATCGGCCAGATGTTCACCCGCGCCGGTATCAACACCAAGATCGTCACCCTGCCAAAGAGCGTTTATTTCTCCCGTGCATCCAAGCTGGAATTCAGCTTCATCATGGGTGGTGCAGCGGTTGAAACCGGCGAGGCATCCGGTGTGCTTGGGCCGCTTCTGGAAACCTACAGCGCCAACTCCGGTGCCGGTAACCGTGGCCGTTACAGCTCCGCTGCCTTTGACGAAGCCCTTCAGCGCGGCCGTACGCTTCTGGATGTGAATGCCCGTAACAAGGCACTTCAGGAAGCCATGACTATCGCGATGAAGGATGAAGGTGTGATCCCGGTCTTCTTCCTGGCACACACCTGGGGCCTGAAAGACGGCCTCACCTACAACGGTCGGACCGACGGATACACGTTGGCCGAAAACGTTCACGCTGCAAACTAG
- a CDS encoding LysR substrate-binding domain-containing protein — protein sequence MIAGSISAAAANLNITQPAVSRLIRDLETEIGFALFDRVRGRLVPRVQASQLFHEVERVFVGLDHISRVAQDINAATEGFIRLGTVSSLNKVCAATVVPEVLAAHPRLSIIFDTESTERVLDLVSLRHYDFGLICSEYDPTSLDSVLLGRGNAVAVVATDHPLADQQSVNLEQLAGQRLILPGRTSPLRLSLDKEITAANLAINNPIEASLANGCTLAASGLGVAITDPLAARTTSVRARILALEPAIEVSYHLVRLAKEKTSGPLALFEESLKRAVDALLAPEDGDGGSSQVY from the coding sequence ATGATTGCCGGTTCAATCAGTGCTGCGGCCGCCAACCTCAACATCACCCAACCTGCCGTCAGTCGCCTGATCAGGGATCTGGAGACGGAAATCGGCTTTGCGCTGTTTGACAGGGTCAGGGGGCGCCTCGTGCCACGGGTACAGGCGTCACAGCTATTTCACGAGGTGGAACGGGTTTTCGTCGGCCTTGATCACATCTCCCGCGTGGCACAAGACATCAATGCCGCCACAGAAGGTTTCATCCGGCTGGGAACGGTCAGTTCACTCAACAAGGTTTGCGCGGCGACAGTCGTCCCCGAGGTTCTGGCGGCTCACCCGCGACTCAGCATCATATTCGATACCGAAAGCACCGAGCGCGTGCTCGATCTGGTCAGCCTCAGACACTATGATTTCGGCCTGATTTGCAGCGAGTATGACCCCACAAGTCTCGACAGCGTTCTGCTCGGGCGGGGCAATGCCGTTGCGGTGGTTGCCACCGACCACCCGTTGGCTGACCAGCAAAGCGTCAATCTGGAGCAATTGGCCGGACAACGCCTTATCCTGCCAGGCCGAACCTCCCCCCTGCGCCTGTCTCTCGACAAGGAGATCACCGCGGCCAATCTCGCCATCAACAACCCGATAGAAGCATCGCTGGCCAATGGTTGCACGCTGGCGGCGTCCGGCCTTGGAGTTGCGATCACGGATCCGCTTGCGGCCCGAACGACCTCGGTCAGGGCCAGAATTCTGGCCCTCGAACCGGCAATCGAGGTGTCCTATCATCTGGTCCGGCTGGCCAAGGAGAAAACATCGGGACCGCTGGCGCTGTTCGAGGAAAGCCTGAAGAGAGCGGTCGACGCCCTGCTGGCTCCGGAGGACGGAGATGGCGGCTCGTCGCAGGTCTATTGA
- a CDS encoding LacI family DNA-binding transcriptional regulator: MAKRRSSSSRKPTLVDVAKAANVSAITVSRTIRSPELVSPQMRVKVEEAIEKLGYSPDPAASALASKVTYNIGLLLPSLTNTVFEDVLEGIYLGSEDTRFFIQIGDTRYSALKEEALIGTFLRQKPAGLIVTGFEQTEKARGMLAAAHCPIVQIMDFGEPPIDMAVGFDHEAAGHAAARHLIECGYRAPGAVGARLDSRSRRRLDGFRKACQEVGLWDERRMVITPQSSSVGLGRHLLEELLSRDQSVDAVFCNNDDLGIGTLMEAQRRLISVPEQLGICSFHDMEMTQHMYPALTAIATPRFQIGKMAIDMLLAEIEEPRSVKRRNIDTGFELVVRDSTRRPG, from the coding sequence ATGGCAAAAAGACGATCATCATCATCCCGGAAGCCAACGCTTGTTGATGTCGCAAAAGCGGCAAATGTTAGTGCAATCACTGTTTCGCGAACCATCCGTTCGCCGGAGCTTGTGTCGCCACAGATGCGCGTCAAGGTGGAGGAGGCAATCGAGAAGCTGGGGTATAGCCCGGACCCGGCCGCGTCTGCGCTCGCCTCCAAGGTGACCTACAACATCGGATTGCTGCTGCCTTCCCTGACCAACACAGTGTTCGAGGATGTTCTGGAAGGCATCTATCTGGGCAGCGAAGACACCCGCTTCTTCATCCAGATCGGTGATACACGCTACAGCGCTCTCAAGGAGGAAGCCCTGATCGGCACTTTCCTCAGGCAGAAGCCCGCCGGTTTGATTGTGACAGGCTTTGAGCAGACGGAAAAGGCGCGTGGCATGTTGGCAGCCGCCCATTGCCCCATAGTCCAGATCATGGATTTCGGCGAACCTCCCATCGACATGGCTGTCGGGTTCGATCATGAAGCGGCAGGCCATGCAGCAGCGCGTCATTTGATCGAGTGCGGCTATCGCGCGCCGGGGGCTGTGGGCGCGCGGCTTGATTCCCGCTCCCGGCGCCGTCTGGACGGCTTCCGCAAGGCTTGTCAGGAGGTTGGTCTGTGGGATGAACGCCGGATGGTGATAACGCCACAGTCCTCCTCGGTCGGTCTTGGCCGCCATCTGCTGGAAGAGCTGCTGTCCCGTGACCAGAGCGTGGACGCCGTCTTCTGCAACAATGATGACCTCGGCATCGGGACCTTGATGGAGGCTCAGCGCCGTCTCATTTCCGTGCCGGAGCAGCTCGGAATCTGCAGTTTTCACGATATGGAAATGACACAGCACATGTATCCTGCCCTTACGGCCATCGCCACCCCGCGTTTTCAGATCGGCAAGATGGCGATTGACATGCTTCTGGCCGAAATCGAGGAACCCCGTAGCGTCAAGCGCCGCAACATCGATACTGGTTTTGAGCTTGTTGTGCGCGACTCGACGCGGAGACCTGGTTGA
- a CDS encoding TRAP transporter substrate-binding protein, protein MKLVTIRALALGAVSIVALASGAFAQDYALRFQSSDPAGNPNFGLQQDWTKMVAEKTGGRVTIEMMPVETIVAHSETQDAVAAGIIDGHFTDTSYFAGKEPALGLIANPVGAWSDPQQMLDFVYNGGGKELMNEILEPYGLHFIGPTTPGLEAFVSKVPLDGVGDLKGLKLRAPEGMVQKVFAAAGAAPVNLPGSEVFTSLDKGVIDAADYNTFSTNQSQGLHDIAKHPVYPGFHSLPLIEVSINKATWDSMPADVQEQVTEATKDFAQYQIGKLNERDKEAVANAPADLVIHNWSAEERAKFRSIAKKQWAEAAKASPYSQKVYDTLIAYLESKGLMGAD, encoded by the coding sequence ATGAAGCTTGTCACTATCCGCGCGCTGGCCCTCGGCGCCGTCTCCATCGTGGCGTTGGCCTCGGGCGCATTCGCTCAGGACTATGCCTTGCGCTTCCAGTCGTCAGACCCGGCAGGCAACCCCAACTTCGGGCTGCAGCAAGACTGGACCAAAATGGTCGCCGAAAAGACCGGTGGTCGGGTAACCATCGAAATGATGCCGGTTGAAACCATCGTTGCACACAGTGAAACCCAGGATGCGGTTGCCGCGGGCATCATCGACGGTCACTTCACCGACACGTCCTATTTTGCTGGCAAGGAACCTGCTCTTGGCCTGATCGCCAACCCGGTTGGGGCATGGTCCGACCCGCAGCAGATGCTCGATTTCGTCTATAACGGTGGTGGCAAGGAACTCATGAACGAGATCCTCGAACCATATGGCCTGCATTTCATCGGCCCAACCACTCCGGGTCTGGAAGCCTTCGTTTCCAAGGTGCCACTGGATGGTGTCGGCGACCTCAAGGGCCTGAAGCTGCGCGCGCCGGAAGGCATGGTACAGAAGGTCTTTGCCGCAGCAGGCGCCGCTCCGGTGAACCTGCCCGGCTCGGAAGTCTTCACCTCGCTCGACAAGGGCGTGATTGATGCTGCCGACTACAACACCTTCTCGACCAACCAGTCGCAGGGTCTGCATGACATCGCCAAGCATCCGGTCTATCCGGGCTTCCACTCCCTGCCGCTGATCGAGGTCAGCATCAACAAGGCAACATGGGATTCCATGCCAGCCGACGTGCAGGAGCAAGTCACCGAGGCAACCAAGGACTTTGCCCAGTATCAGATTGGCAAACTGAATGAACGCGACAAGGAAGCCGTTGCCAATGCTCCGGCCGATCTGGTCATCCATAACTGGTCAGCAGAGGAACGCGCCAAGTTCCGCTCCATCGCCAAGAAGCAGTGGGCCGAGGCTGCCAAAGCCTCGCCATACTCTCAGAAGGTCTATGACACCCTGATCGCCTATCTGGAAAGCAAGGGCCTCATGGGAGCCGACTAG
- a CDS encoding TRAP transporter small permease, with product MSGAEKSNDQASIAEHKKPPRACAEAGLFGRIINRMGIVFSVAILISAGILFFEVCMRYIFNSPTTWAHETVVFLNACAFIFGGLYVAAHNKHIRVVLLYSMIPEGPRRYLDAAISFVCMVSTGFFAFASWSSIQRAIWTPQGKFHLETSGSAWNPPFPGTLKVFLFVIMIALTIQFLIYTIKFAQKAGAK from the coding sequence ATGTCCGGAGCAGAAAAATCCAACGACCAAGCCAGCATTGCTGAGCACAAGAAACCGCCTCGGGCCTGCGCTGAAGCAGGGCTGTTCGGCAGGATCATCAACAGGATGGGCATTGTCTTCTCTGTTGCGATCCTGATCTCGGCGGGCATTCTCTTCTTCGAAGTCTGCATGCGCTACATCTTCAACAGCCCAACGACCTGGGCCCATGAAACCGTGGTGTTTCTCAACGCATGCGCCTTCATCTTCGGCGGCCTCTATGTCGCCGCCCACAACAAGCACATTCGCGTCGTGCTGCTTTACAGCATGATCCCGGAAGGCCCACGCCGCTATCTTGACGCAGCCATTTCCTTTGTCTGCATGGTCTCGACCGGCTTCTTTGCCTTTGCGTCATGGTCAAGCATTCAGCGGGCCATCTGGACCCCGCAGGGCAAATTCCATCTGGAAACCAGCGGCTCCGCCTGGAACCCGCCCTTCCCGGGCACTCTCAAGGTGTTCCTGTTTGTCATCATGATTGCGCTGACCATCCAGTTTCTGATCTACACGATCAAGTTTGCCCAGAAAGCGGGAGCTAAATGA
- a CDS encoding TRAP transporter large permease subunit has protein sequence MDFLLNLKALGIEGATFAMFVTLVGLLLTGMPLAFVTLLVALIFALGWMGPMVLPLISSRIFSFVNSFVFVSVPMFVLMAAILDRSGIARDLFDAMKLLAGRIRGGVALQTLLVAVILAAMSGIVGGEVILLGMLALPQMLRLGYDRKLAIGVCCAGGALGTMVPPSIVLIIYGLTANVSIGDLFTASFVPGFMLASFYAVYILFRAYTNPKLAPIAEPEDMTREEKVRLLKALFLPVMVVIFVLGSIYGGIASVTEASAVGVVGVLLSTVIRGEFNKALLLGAIRQTLSTVGMIVWIGIGASALVGVFNLMGGTRFVSQLIQGVSDEPMVIILFMMGILFLLGMFLDWVGIALLCMPIFVPIVKSLGYDPVWFGVVFAMNMQVSFLSPPFGPAAFYLKSVTPPDISLGEIFKSLFPFICLQILAVATLLIFPGITGR, from the coding sequence ATGGACTTCCTATTGAATTTGAAGGCGCTGGGCATCGAGGGTGCCACATTCGCCATGTTCGTCACGCTCGTGGGTCTGTTGTTGACCGGCATGCCGCTGGCTTTCGTCACCCTGCTGGTTGCGCTGATCTTCGCGCTTGGCTGGATGGGCCCGATGGTCCTGCCGCTGATTTCGAGCCGCATCTTCAGCTTCGTCAACTCCTTCGTCTTCGTCTCGGTGCCGATGTTCGTGCTGATGGCCGCCATTCTGGACCGATCGGGCATAGCGAGGGACCTGTTCGACGCCATGAAGCTGCTGGCCGGTCGCATCCGTGGCGGTGTTGCCCTGCAAACCCTGCTGGTCGCCGTCATTCTGGCTGCCATGTCGGGCATCGTCGGCGGCGAGGTTATCCTGCTTGGCATGCTGGCCCTGCCGCAGATGCTGCGCCTTGGCTATGACCGAAAACTGGCAATCGGCGTCTGCTGTGCTGGTGGCGCACTGGGTACCATGGTGCCGCCATCCATCGTGCTGATCATCTATGGCCTGACGGCCAACGTCTCCATCGGCGACCTGTTTACGGCCTCCTTTGTTCCCGGCTTCATGCTGGCCAGCTTCTATGCGGTCTACATCCTGTTCCGGGCCTATACCAACCCCAAGCTCGCCCCCATTGCCGAACCCGAAGACATGACCCGCGAGGAAAAAGTCCGCCTGCTGAAGGCCCTGTTCCTTCCGGTCATGGTCGTCATCTTCGTGCTTGGTTCGATCTATGGCGGCATTGCCTCGGTGACCGAAGCCTCGGCAGTTGGCGTGGTCGGCGTGTTGTTATCTACCGTCATTCGTGGCGAGTTCAACAAGGCCCTGCTGCTCGGCGCGATCCGGCAGACCCTGTCCACGGTCGGCATGATCGTCTGGATCGGCATCGGTGCTTCGGCTCTGGTCGGCGTCTTCAACCTGATGGGCGGCACACGCTTCGTGTCCCAGCTGATTCAGGGCGTTTCGGACGAACCGATGGTGATCATCCTGTTCATGATGGGCATCCTGTTCCTGCTCGGCATGTTCCTTGACTGGGTTGGCATTGCCCTTCTGTGCATGCCGATTTTCGTGCCGATCGTGAAGAGCCTTGGCTATGATCCGGTCTGGTTCGGCGTGGTCTTTGCCATGAACATGCAGGTCAGCTTCCTGTCTCCGCCATTCGGTCCGGCCGCGTTCTATTTGAAATCCGTGACCCCACCGGATATCTCTCTGGGTGAAATCTTCAAATCGCTCTTCCCCTTCATCTGTCTCCAGATTCTGGCCGTCGCCACCTTGCTCATCTTCCCCGGCATCACCGGCCGCTAG